Proteins co-encoded in one Puntigrus tetrazona isolate hp1 chromosome 20, ASM1883169v1, whole genome shotgun sequence genomic window:
- the si:dkeyp-117h8.4 gene encoding uncharacterized protein si:dkeyp-117h8.4 — MSANHLYADQFKRNDDVFRNAMEAIFQKYSSLNDPGIDVCLKTMTCKTGRGPVPIDSVEGERELEALKTRVKADYSTMREFEDQENYQFQMDVSGVTEDDLNGSGQKENTENLWHGGESVLQSMILNNTPPESVWAELSPPEEEDEELEKTLSSHGSTLLDVYPSMLNQIGEAYRRQHVTDTARAVVQKYRRKHWQASPRHRNTSFNNRHNYTLNKTAEISFTSQSPVQRNISHCFKSSDQLEHLLKNKPRSTPLKNVSCEASACFYSPRRNCADVSGVTDECPWTLSSKPARVIDLSTPPHSESLSFSDQSPDLDQTYDVGPTSHAVPASSVLSSPRHSRADLSLIDQRGISVTSRPFSLDKDCLRDRITSPVYSPQRSLIGVLSPSGKSGSRPSMLSKERQLNTTASLKRRSPVHHLSHSVVLRSPYGVKPVPLSSPIYDRSLSKVEKPSHFTLSNRQRSLSGPQSTCSFSEPQIDAEFRRLYHHFICRGTSSPCPSSQCHLCEKRIKETTRSPSFSSSSMSALALTPLRAKLKKRRRQPEVEESLRFKRFRESRSPLKHLQLRDQYMSPGLSEPTEDKHTWDRAVLLQCPSPRFLRGTGNLRRIREAKLSMQMNPRALPWRDAPSGVNPVEAVSPMRLFNQGTSPLSPSLSRRRLQYSFVP; from the exons ATGTCTGCAAATCATTTATATGCCGATCAATTCAAGAGAAACGACGATGTGTTCAGAAACGCGATGGAAGCTATTTTTCAGAAG TATTCTAGTCTAAATGATCCTGGGATAGACGTCTGCCTGAAAACAATGACCTGCAAGACTGGTAGAG GTCCTGTGCCCATTGACAGTGTAGAGGGAGAACGTGAGTTGGAAGCATTAAAG ACTCGAGTTAAAGCTGACTATTCAACAATGAGGG agTTTGAGGACCAGGAAAATTATCAg TTTCAGATGGATGTGTCAGGGGTCACAGAGGATGATCTTAATGGCTCGGGTCAAAAGGAAAACACGGAAAATCTGT GGCACGGAGGTGAATCAGTCCTCCAGTCCATGATTCTGAATAACACACCTCCTGAATCTGTGTGGGCTGAGCTGTCTCCACCtgaagaagaggatgaagaaCTGGAGAAAACACTGAGTAGCCATGGCAGTACCCTCCTGGATGTCTATCCCAGCATGCTCAACCAGATCGGTGAAGCATACCGGCGACAGCATGTGACTGACACAGCGAGGGCCGTGGTGCAGAAGTACCGCCGCAAACACTGGCAAGCCAGCCCGAGGCATCGCAACACATCCTTTAACAACAGACACAATTACACTCTAAACAAAACAGCAGAGATCTCCTTTACCAGTCAAAGTCCAGTTCAAAGAAACATTAGCCACTGTTTCAAGAGCAGTGACCAACTTGAACATTTGCTAAAGAACAAACCAAGGTCTACTCCGCTCAAAAATGTATCCTGCGAGGCCAGTGCCTGTTTTTACTCACCCAGGAGGAACTGTGCGGATGTGAGCGGTGTGACGGATGAGTGTCCATGGACTTTAAGCAGTAAACCTGCGCGTGTGATTGACTTGTCCACACCTCCACATTCAGAATCCCTCTCATTTAGTGACCAATCTCCAGATCTGGACCAAACATATGATGTTGGGCCAACATCTCATGCTGTTCCAGCCTCATCGGTCCTTAGCTCTCCTCGACATAGCAGAGCAGATCTGTCTCTAATTGACCAGAGAGGAATATCGGTCACCTCCCGACCTTTCTCATTGGACAAAGACTGTTTAAGGGACCGCATAACCTCTCCTGTCTATTCCCCGCAGCGCAGTCTCATTGGTGTTTTGTCTCCTAGTGGGAAAAGTGGTTCCAGACCTAGTATGCTGAGCAAAGAAAGGCAATTGAATACAACAGCAAGTCTGAAGCGAAGGTCTCCTGTCCACCATCTATCCCATTCTGTGGTCCTCCGATCTCCTTATGGTGTCAAACCGGTTCCGTTGTCCTCACCTATTTATGACCGAAGCTTATCCAAAGTGGAGAAACCATCCCATTTTACTCTCTCCAACCGCCAACGCTCTCTTTCTGGCCCCCAGTCCACGTGCTCATTCAGCGAACCGCAGATTGATGCAGAGTTCAGAAGGCTGTATCACCACTTCATCTGTCGTGGCACATCATCACCGTGTCCTTCCTCCCAGTGTCACCTGTGTGAGAAACGCATAAAGGAGACGACCCGAAGCCCCAGCTTTTCCTCCTCCAGCATGTCCGCTCTCGCTCTGACACCCCTGAGGGCCAAGCTCAAGAAACGCCGGCGTCAGCCTGAAGTGGAAGAGTCACTCCGATTCAAACGTTTCCGAGAGAGTCGTTCTCCACTGAAGCATCTCCAGCTGAGAGACCAATATATGAGCCCTGGCTTGTCAGAACCTACTGAAGACAAACACACCTGGGATAGAGCCGTCCTGCTGCAGTGCCCTAGTCCACGGTTCCTCAGGGGCACCGGAAACCTCAGGAGAATCAGGGAGGCTAAATTAAGCATGCAAATGAACCCACGTGCTTTGCCTTGG AGAGATGCCCCAAGTGGAGTCAATCCAGTGGAGG cTGTGTCACCCATGAGACTCTTTAATCAGGGTACCTCTCCACTCTCTCCTAG TCTCTCCAGGAGGCGGCTGCAGTACAGTTTTGTGCCATGA